The window AAGTCTCTATACTGGTTTTCCTGCAGCAAACAATGGGATTTTTGCTTTGAAAGAAGTTTTAGATGAAACTAATTATGCTGCTTCTTTTAAAACAAATTCAACGAATCAATTAATTAAAAACTGGGAATTAGAGGGTTTTGCTATGCCAGAATCTATAGTAGCTTCTCCAACTGAAGATTGGTTGTATGTTTCTAACGTAAATCAGAATGAAAAGGGATATATAAGCCGAATTACAAAAGCCGGTAAAGTAGATAATTATAAATGGGTTACAGGTTTAAATAACCCTGCTGGTTTAGCTTTATACCAAGACAATTTGTATGTAGGTGATGGTAAGGAACTTCATATAATTGATGTAAAAAAAGGTAAGCTCATAAATAGCTTTACATCAACAGATGTGGTTTCATTAAATGATGTTGTAGTTTCTAAAACTGGACAGGTTTTTATCTCTGATATTGCAGGCGGAAAAATTTTCACCTTAGAAAATAACAAACTAGAGATTTGGTTTCAAACACCAGAAGTTAAGCATCCTAATGGTGTTTTTATTCAAGATGATAATTTGGTTATTGCCAATTTTGGTGCCGAATTATCTTTATCCTTAACTCCTGATAAATATGGAAGTATTTATAAAGTAAACCTAAAAGATAAAACATTTTCAATGCTTAAAAGTTCTTATCAATTAGGTGCTTTAGATGGATTAACGGCAGTTAAAGATGGTTATTTAGTAACAGGAGGTACAGTAAGTGATTTGTTTTTTATTAATAAGGATACTCGAAAAAGAATAGGAACATTTCCAAAAGGATTGGCAGATATCAGTATAGAAAATTACACATTGTATGCGCCAATTCTTTTTAGTAATAAAATTGAATCTTTTTCACTGCCATGAGATCTCAGTACAAGTAAAAAAGTTGATGAGAAGTAACAAGACATCATCATAAAAAAAGAAGATTTAATCAATAAAAAACACACCATAATGAAAGCAATATTATTAGAAAAAGCAGGAGGACCAGAAAACCTACATTTAGCAGAAGTTAAAAAACCGAGTATAAAAGAGAACGAAGTATTAGTTGCTGTTAAAGCAATTTCTTTAAACCCAGCAGATGTAAAACCAAAGTACGCAGATGCAATGCTAAGTATGATGTACGGTAAAGAACGACCAATAATTTTAGGTTGGGACATTGCAGGTACAATTACAGAAGTTGGTGCGACAGTTACCAATTTAAAAGTTGGCGATAAGGTCTTCGGAATGGTAAACTTTCCAGGTGTTGGTAATGCTTACGCAGAATTTGTTGCTGCTCCTGAAGCACATTTAGCGGTAATGCCCAATAACGTTTCTTTTGAAGAAGCTGCAGCAACGACATTGGCAGCCTTAACCGCATTACAAATTTTATCAGGAAAAGTTAAAAAAGGCGACAGAGTTTTAATACAAGCGGGTTCTGGTGGCGTTGGTCACTTTGCAATACAAATAGCAAAAAGCTTCGGAGCGTATGTAATTACTACAGCTTCAGCAAAAAACAAAGATTTTGTATTGTCTATTGGTGCAGATGAAGCTATTGATTATCACACACAAAAATTTGAAGAAATTTTATCAGATATCGACTTTGTATTAGATACACAAGGTGGTATAGTTTTAGAAAATTCAGTAAAAGTTTTAAAAAATGGCGGAGCAATTATAACCACGGTCGCACCAGATTTACAAGAAGAAGTTAAGGCTGTAGCCGAAAAAGAAAACAAAACAATAACTAATATTTTAGTGCATTCTAGTGCCGAAGATATGTACACCTTAAAAGGGATGCTAGAAAGCGGAGCTATAAAACCAAACATCTATAAAACCTTTGCTTTTGAAGACATGGCAGACGCCCATAGAGAAGTTGAAAAAGGAAGAACAGTTGGTAAAGTGATTGTTACTATTTAAGAGCATTTTGGTTATGGATAATAATAATTCTACAAACGCTTTAATTTTTAACAAAGATGCATCAAACCACAAGAAAAGACCTTTTCTAGTAGATAAAGAAGAGTATCCTTTTAAAAGTAATTGGTATGACAAAGATGGTGTTTCGATGCACTACATAGATGAAGGAAAAGGCATACCTATTGTATTAGCACACGGAAACCCAGAATGGTCATTTATATATAGAAATATTATAAAAGAGTTATCTGGTGAAGCAAGATTAATAGCTTATGATTTACCAGGTTTTGGATTTTCAGATACGCCTAAAAATTTTGATTATACTCCGCAAGAGCACGCAAAATGGGTGAAATCTTTGGTGCTTGATTATTTAAAACTTGAAAAGTTTATTTTGGTTGTGCAAGATTGGGGCGGACCAACCGCATTGCATCTTGCTACAAATCAACCCGATAGGATTCTAGGAATCGTTATTTCTAATACTTGGGCGTGGAAAGCCAATAAAGAGTCTGAAAAATTTTCTAATTTCTTTAAAACGGAAGAAGGAAAGAGACTTATTTATGAGGAAAATTATTTTGTAAGAACATTGCTTTTAAAAAGTATGAATAAAAAATCTGGCAATAATCAAGCGATTATTGATGCTTATGAAATGGTATTTCCAACACCAGAATCTAGAAAAGGAACATTGATTTTTCCACAGCATATTACACTTTCAGAATCTTGGTTCCTGGAAATAGAAGAAAAATTACATCTTTTAGCAGACAAACCAGTGGAGTTGATCTTTGGTGAGAAAAATAGAACTCTAGGAAATCCAGAATCGATTGCTAAATGGCGTTCTTATTATCCAAATGCAAATGTGCAATTATTGCCAAATGCAGATCATTTTACACAAGAGGAAAGCCCTGAGAGTTTTGTGTTTGCACTTAGACGAATATTAAAAGAGAATAAGAATTCTATATAAATAATAATAAAAAAACGAGATAAAATGAAATATGAAATTTCAATGTTTTCTGATTTTCAATGCCCTTATTGCTATATAGCAAAAGGAACTATGGATAGCCTGAAAAAAGAATATGATATTGAAATTAACTTTAGAGGATATGAAATTCATTCAGACATACCTGAAAACGGTATTCCCTCAAAAGATTATTTTCCAAATGCAAAACAGAAAAATATTCAGCTACAAGAATTTGGACGTCAATTCGGTTATGAATTTGCAGATATAACTACTATGCCTAATTCTAACAAAGCATTACAGGTTGCAGAGTATGCTAAAGAGGTAAACAAATCGGATGCCTTTAATACACTAATGTACGAAGCATTCTTTTTTAAAGACATAAACATAAGTTTGGTTCCTGAAATAAAAAAAATGGCATTGTCAGTAGGTATTTCAGAAGTAGAAGTTGATCAGGTTTTTGCTACAAATAAGTATAAAGAAATATTAGAATCCAATAAAATATTTTGTAGAGATAATAATATTTCTAGTGTTCCAACTTTTATTATTAATAATAAAATTATAGTGGTTGGAGCTCAAAGTGCTGAAAATTTCAGAAAAGTCTTTGAAGAATTAAAAGCATAAATAAACAGTAACGATTATATAAAATTTTTATAAGAACATATAAAACATACCGAAAATGAAAACACAAGACGAATTACCAAATTACACAAAAAAAATATTTGTTGGTGGAGAATGGAAAGACGGAAAAGGACCAGCAATAAAAGATATTAACCCTTGGAATCAAGAGGAGTTATTCTCTTTAAATAGTGCTACGGAAGATGATGTTAATGAAGCTTTTGAAACAGCTGCAATTGCGCAAAAAAAATGGGCAGCAGTTTTACCTCCAGAAAAGAGCAGAATGATGCTTAAGCTTGCCGAAGTGGTAAGAAACAGAAAGCAAGAGTTTGCAGAATGGGCAAGAAAAGAAGTCGGTGCAACTTTAGCAAAAGGTTATTTTGAAGCCGAATTAGTAGCTAGTGTTTTTGAAAGTGCTGTGCATTTACCATTATTAGTAGAAGGTAAAATTTTACCAAGAGATATAGAGGGTAAAGAATCTATTGCAGTTAGAAAACCATTAGGGGTTATCGGATTAATCTCTCCTTGGAATTTCCCTGGACAATTAACTGCGCGTACTTTAGGACCTGCCTTAGCAGTAGGTAATGCGGTGGTTTTAAAACCAGCATCGACATCTATAGTTACGGGAGGATTAATTTTTGCTTCATTTTTAGAAGAAGCAGGTTTCCCAAAAGGGTTATTAAGTGTGTTACCTGGTGGCGGAAGCACTATTGGTACTGCCATTACAAAGCATCCAATCTCAAAATTAATTTCTTTTACAGGATCAACTCCGGTTGGTCGTCAAGTAGGAATTAACGCGTTGAGTGCTGATATTATAAAAAACATCGAATTAGAATTAGGAGGTAATAGTCCGTTTGTAGTATTGGAAGATGCAGATATTGATCAAGCTGTAGAAGCTGCTGCTTGGGGTAAATTTATGAATCAAGGTCAGATTTGTATGGCTATAAACAGAATTATTGTAGAAGATAAAGTCTATGACGAATTCACAGAGAAGTTTATTGCCAAAGTAAAAACCTTAAAACGTTTAGATATGAATGATCCTGACACGTTTGTAGGACCAATTATAGATCAAGCACAATTTGACACCGTTAAAAATTTAATAGACGAAGCTAAAGCACAGGGTTATAAAATGGCTTTAGGTGGTGAAGCAGATGGCTTACATATGCCACCACACGTTTTTGTAGATACCGATGAAAACTGTCCGTTATTCAAAAATGAGATTTTTGGACCTGCAGTAACTATTACACGTGCTAAAGATATGCAAGACGCATTGCGTTTAGCTAATGCTACAGATTTTGGTTTGTCTAGTTCTGTGTTTACACAAGACGAAGCTAAAGGAATGGCGTTTGCACAAGGTATTGAGGCTGGTATGACGCATATTAATGACCAACCAGTAAATGACAGTGCTTATGCACCATTTGGAGGTGTTAAAAACTCTGGATTAGGTCGTTTTAATGGTCAATGGGGCGTAAAATCGTTTACTGTTGCACATTGGATTACCATTCAAAAAACGCCAAGAAAATACCCGTTTAAAGCTTCGGATTTTCAGTAAAATATAAAAGGGTGTTTGTTTTTAATGCTGAGTTTAATATTAATTAATCTCAGCATTTCTTATATTATAAAGCGAAAAGAAATTACTTCCGTTTTTGAAGTACTATTGTATTCAAAAAAAAGATAAAATTACCTAGGTAATATAGAAGTAATTCAATTTTTTTGCAAATTAAATTTTTACTATAAATGGATAACTTAATTACATTTTCAATTACGGTATTTACTGCCTTTTTTGCTATAACCAATCCCATATCTAATATGACCGTTTTTGTTTCTTTAACACAAGGAGCAGATAAGAAAACGAAGCATGATATAAATAAACGATCCAATATTATAGCCTTTATTATTGTGGCTGTATTTGTGCTTTTAGGAAAATATATTTTCGAATTATTTAATATCAGTATTCCAGCTTTTAAAATTACAGGTGGTATTTTGATCTTCTTTATTGGATTTGATATGCTGCAATCTAAGCAGTCTAATGTGAAAACGCTGGACAACGTTCATGTAGATGAAAACATTGCTGTTTCTCCACTAGCTATACCAATTTTAGCAGGACCTGGAACTATTGTAACTGCAATGAATTTTGTGTCTAATGTGGAAACGATTCATATTATATTGGTAATTCTAATTTTTGGCTCTATGAGCTTAATAACTTATTTCACCTTTAGATTAAGTGATCTAATTGTTAAAATAGTTGGTCATAATGTGATATCTGTAATAGGAAAAATAATGGGATTAATTATAGCTATTATTGGAACAGGTATGATAATTACAGGAATTAAAATATCATTTAATTTAATGGCTTAGTTAGATTACTAAAAATACCAAGTGCATCCATTTATATTATAAGCGATTAAAATTAATTTTATAATCGCTTATTTATTTATAACTAATTTAGTCCTATGAAAAAAATACTCATTTTGTTTTCGCATCCTAAATTCGAAAAATCTAGAGTTAACCAAGCTTTAATTAATCATATTAAAGACAAGGAAAATGTGACTATTCATGATTTATATGAAGAATACCCGGATTTTCATATTGATGTTGCTGTAGAAAAAGAATTACTTAATCAGCACGACATTATTATCTGGCACCATCCTTTTTATTGGTATAGTTGTCCGCCTTTAATGAAGCAATGGATTGATATGGTATTAGAGTTTAATTGGGCTTATGGTCCAGAGGGTAATGCATTACAAGGTAAAATATGCTTAAATGCGATTACTACAGGAGCTTCTAAAGAGGTATATTGTTCCGAGGGTTATAACAGTTTTACCGTGAAACAATTTTTACGACCTTTTGAACAAACAGCAATTTTGTGCGGCATGGAATATTTTCCACCATTTGCAGTTATGGGCACCCACAAACTTAGCGATGAAGCTTTAACAGATTATAAAATGAACTACGGAAAATTAATAGATTTACTACAAGTTAATTTATCGGCTAATGACTTTGGAAACAAATCATTTATAAATGATATTCCACAACTAAATAACGTATAAAAGATGACTGGAAGTATACTTTTTGAAGCCATAGTTTTTCTTGCCGGAGCCATTATTTGTGTTTCTATTGCCAAACGTTTAGGATTAAGCTCTGTGATAGGATACTTATTAGCAGGAGTATTAATTGGTCCGTATGTATTCGGTTTTATTGGAAATGAAGGAGATGATATTTTGCATTTTGCCGAATTTGGAGTAGTCATGATGTTGTTTTTAATTGGATTAGAAATTGAACCAAAAAATTTCTGGAACATGCGAAAAACCATACTTGGTATGGGCGGAATTCAAGTAGGAGGAACCATGTTACTCTCCTATATATTATTTACTGTTTTAGGTTTTGAGTGGAAAATAGCCTTGGTTATTTCCATGGCTGTGGCATTATCATCAACAGCAATTGCCATGCAAACCATAAAGGAAAAAAGATTAATGGATACTACCTTTGGTACGTCTGCTTTTTCCATTTTATTGTTTCAAGATATTATCGTGATTTTTATGTTGGGTTTTATTCCGCTGTTATCGAATACAGAGGATAACGCTTCCGCGGAAAACAACAGTGAACATACTAATTTACTAGATAGTCTTCCTGTTGGTTTTCAAACTTTAGCCATTCTTTTATCGGTAGTTTTAATCATTGTTGCTGGCCGTTATTTAATTGTTCCTATGCTACGAAAAGTAGCTAAAACAGGCGTTCGTGAGCTATTAATTGCAGCAGCTTTTTTAATTGTTTTTGGCATTTCCTTTTTAATGGAATATGTTGGAATTAGTCCAGCTCTTGGAGCGTTTTTAGGTGGTGTTGTATTGTCTAATAGTGAGTTTAAGCACGAATTAGAAAGTACACTTGAGCCTTTTAAAAACTTACTTCTAGGATTATTTTTTATGGCCGTTGGTGCTTCTATTAACTTTATTGTTATTGCAAATAGTCCGCTAACCATTGGTGGAATTTTGATAGCAGTTATTGTGATTAAAGCCATCGTTTTATTTTTAACGGGACAAGTGTTTGGTTTAAAATTAGATCAAAAATTATTACTTACGTTTAGCTTGGCCCAAATTGGTGAATTTGCTTTTGTATTACTATCATTTGCATTTGGCCTTCATATTTTGTCGCAAGAACAAATGGATATGATGCTCGTAATTACAGCTTTATCGATGTCATTAACACCAATTATTAGCATGATTAATGAGCGTGTTATTCTTCCTAGAATTGGTACAAAAGAATCCATAAAAAGACCAATGGATCACATCGCTAAATCACAAAAAATAATACTAGTAGGTTTTGGTCATTTTGGAAGTACAATAGGTCGTTTTATGCGTTCTCATGGCGTGGAAGCTACTATTTTAGATCATGATTCAAATCGTGTAGATTTTCTTAGAAAAATGGGATTCGAAGTGTATTATGGGGATGCAACGCGATTAGATTTATTAGAATCTGCGGGAATCGCAGAAGCTAAAATAATTATTTGTGCGACCAATAAGATTGAAGTTTCTAAAGCGATTAGTAAAATTGTAAAAGAAAAATATCCGCATGTGGAATTAATGATTCGTACTAAAAATCGCTATGATGCCTACGAATTACTAAATCTTGGAAATGAAAATATCTATCGCGAATCCTTAGAAACGTCCTTAACTTTAGCGAAAGATGTATTGAGTAAAATGGGTTTCCGTAAATATACGTTGAATAGACAAGTACAGAATTTTATCAAGTATGATGAAGATAGTTTAAGGCGTCTGGCTTCCGAACCTAAAAGTGAAGATAACTATATTTTTAAAGCAAGAAAAGAGCTAGAACAA is drawn from Lacinutrix sp. WUR7 and contains these coding sequences:
- a CDS encoding DsbA family protein; amino-acid sequence: MKYEISMFSDFQCPYCYIAKGTMDSLKKEYDIEINFRGYEIHSDIPENGIPSKDYFPNAKQKNIQLQEFGRQFGYEFADITTMPNSNKALQVAEYAKEVNKSDAFNTLMYEAFFFKDINISLVPEIKKMALSVGISEVEVDQVFATNKYKEILESNKIFCRDNNISSVPTFIINNKIIVVGAQSAENFRKVFEELKA
- a CDS encoding NADP-dependent oxidoreductase, giving the protein MKAILLEKAGGPENLHLAEVKKPSIKENEVLVAVKAISLNPADVKPKYADAMLSMMYGKERPIILGWDIAGTITEVGATVTNLKVGDKVFGMVNFPGVGNAYAEFVAAPEAHLAVMPNNVSFEEAAATTLAALTALQILSGKVKKGDRVLIQAGSGGVGHFAIQIAKSFGAYVITTASAKNKDFVLSIGADEAIDYHTQKFEEILSDIDFVLDTQGGIVLENSVKVLKNGGAIITTVAPDLQEEVKAVAEKENKTITNILVHSSAEDMYTLKGMLESGAIKPNIYKTFAFEDMADAHREVEKGRTVGKVIVTI
- a CDS encoding alpha/beta fold hydrolase — protein: MDNNNSTNALIFNKDASNHKKRPFLVDKEEYPFKSNWYDKDGVSMHYIDEGKGIPIVLAHGNPEWSFIYRNIIKELSGEARLIAYDLPGFGFSDTPKNFDYTPQEHAKWVKSLVLDYLKLEKFILVVQDWGGPTALHLATNQPDRILGIVISNTWAWKANKESEKFSNFFKTEEGKRLIYEENYFVRTLLLKSMNKKSGNNQAIIDAYEMVFPTPESRKGTLIFPQHITLSESWFLEIEEKLHLLADKPVELIFGEKNRTLGNPESIAKWRSYYPNANVQLLPNADHFTQEESPESFVFALRRILKENKNSI
- a CDS encoding MarC family protein yields the protein MDNLITFSITVFTAFFAITNPISNMTVFVSLTQGADKKTKHDINKRSNIIAFIIVAVFVLLGKYIFELFNISIPAFKITGGILIFFIGFDMLQSKQSNVKTLDNVHVDENIAVSPLAIPILAGPGTIVTAMNFVSNVETIHIILVILIFGSMSLITYFTFRLSDLIVKIVGHNVISVIGKIMGLIIAIIGTGMIITGIKISFNLMA
- a CDS encoding aldehyde dehydrogenase family protein — encoded protein: MKTQDELPNYTKKIFVGGEWKDGKGPAIKDINPWNQEELFSLNSATEDDVNEAFETAAIAQKKWAAVLPPEKSRMMLKLAEVVRNRKQEFAEWARKEVGATLAKGYFEAELVASVFESAVHLPLLVEGKILPRDIEGKESIAVRKPLGVIGLISPWNFPGQLTARTLGPALAVGNAVVLKPASTSIVTGGLIFASFLEEAGFPKGLLSVLPGGGSTIGTAITKHPISKLISFTGSTPVGRQVGINALSADIIKNIELELGGNSPFVVLEDADIDQAVEAAAWGKFMNQGQICMAINRIIVEDKVYDEFTEKFIAKVKTLKRLDMNDPDTFVGPIIDQAQFDTVKNLIDEAKAQGYKMALGGEADGLHMPPHVFVDTDENCPLFKNEIFGPAVTITRAKDMQDALRLANATDFGLSSSVFTQDEAKGMAFAQGIEAGMTHINDQPVNDSAYAPFGGVKNSGLGRFNGQWGVKSFTVAHWITIQKTPRKYPFKASDFQ
- a CDS encoding NAD(P)H-dependent oxidoreductase, which encodes MKKILILFSHPKFEKSRVNQALINHIKDKENVTIHDLYEEYPDFHIDVAVEKELLNQHDIIIWHHPFYWYSCPPLMKQWIDMVLEFNWAYGPEGNALQGKICLNAITTGASKEVYCSEGYNSFTVKQFLRPFEQTAILCGMEYFPPFAVMGTHKLSDEALTDYKMNYGKLIDLLQVNLSANDFGNKSFINDIPQLNNV
- a CDS encoding monovalent cation:proton antiporter-2 (CPA2) family protein — encoded protein: MTGSILFEAIVFLAGAIICVSIAKRLGLSSVIGYLLAGVLIGPYVFGFIGNEGDDILHFAEFGVVMMLFLIGLEIEPKNFWNMRKTILGMGGIQVGGTMLLSYILFTVLGFEWKIALVISMAVALSSTAIAMQTIKEKRLMDTTFGTSAFSILLFQDIIVIFMLGFIPLLSNTEDNASAENNSEHTNLLDSLPVGFQTLAILLSVVLIIVAGRYLIVPMLRKVAKTGVRELLIAAAFLIVFGISFLMEYVGISPALGAFLGGVVLSNSEFKHELESTLEPFKNLLLGLFFMAVGASINFIVIANSPLTIGGILIAVIVIKAIVLFLTGQVFGLKLDQKLLLTFSLAQIGEFAFVLLSFAFGLHILSQEQMDMMLVITALSMSLTPIISMINERVILPRIGTKESIKRPMDHIAKSQKIILVGFGHFGSTIGRFMRSHGVEATILDHDSNRVDFLRKMGFEVYYGDATRLDLLESAGIAEAKIIICATNKIEVSKAISKIVKEKYPHVELMIRTKNRYDAYELLNLGNENIYRESLETSLTLAKDVLSKMGFRKYTLNRQVQNFIKYDEDSLRRLASEPKSEDNYIFKARKELEQQEKFLNEDFKRGIVEYDNHWDSEHIRKALDNKEDQ
- a CDS encoding carboxymuconolactone decarboxylase family protein, yielding MKKYIILVLALSFSFASIAQNTKEDNYKTGVKIVNEVNGDGASKGLEAAFKSVSPDMADYIIRYGFGEIYSRPGLDFKTKELLIIASLTTQANAKSQLKSHMKAALNLGVTPDEISETMILLSLYTGFPAANNGIFALKEVLDETNYAASFKTNSTNQLIKNWELEGFAMPESIVASPTEDWLYVSNVNQNEKGYISRITKAGKVDNYKWVTGLNNPAGLALYQDNLYVGDGKELHIIDVKKGKLINSFTSTDVVSLNDVVVSKTGQVFISDIAGGKIFTLENNKLEIWFQTPEVKHPNGVFIQDDNLVIANFGAELSLSLTPDKYGSIYKVNLKDKTFSMLKSSYQLGALDGLTAVKDGYLVTGGTVSDLFFINKDTRKRIGTFPKGLADISIENYTLYAPILFSNKIESFSLP